The sequence GTCAGGGCTGCCACCGATCGCGGGATCGGGGCCTCGCTCGCGCCGAGCGTGACCGATGAGATGACCCCGGCGCGACTCGCCGAGCTGCGCGATGCCGGCATCCAGACGATCTCGCTCAGCCTCGACGGTTCGACTCCCGAACGGCACGATGGAGTCCGAGGTGTGCCTGGAACGTTCGCGGCGACGCTCCGGGCGGCCGGCTGGGCCAACGAGCTGGGTCTTCCACTCCAGGTCAACACGCTCGTCGCTGCGGAGACCCTCGACGACCTGCCGGCCATCCACCGTCTGCTCACCGGCCTGCCGATCCTCCGCTGGAGCCTCTTCTTCCTCATCTCGGTCGGGCGCGGCTCGGTCCTGAAGGAGATCGGCCCGGGCGAATCGGAGCGTCTGGGGCGGTGGCTCTACGACATCGCCCGGGTCTCGCCGTTCCAGGTCAAGACCACCGAGGCGATGCACTACCGTCGGATCGCCATCGGCCGGATGCGCCGGGACGGCCTCGACGAGGCGGCCATCCGAACGACCTCCGTCGGTCGCGGCTTCGGCGTCCGCGACGGGAACGGCATCCTCTTCATCCGCCATGACGGCGTCGTGTACCCGTCGGGCTTCCTGCCCATGGAGACCGGCAACGTCAAGACGGACGACGTCGTGACCCTCTACCGGCAGCATCCGCTCTTCGTCCGGCTGCGCGATGTCGGCACGTACAAGGGTCGGTGCGGGCGGTGCCCATTCAACACCCGGTGCGGCGGCTCGCGCGCCCGCGCCTTCGCCCGGACGGGCGACCCGCTCGAGAGCGACCCGCTCTGTCCATACGTTCCCAGTCCGACCCTGAACGACGCGTGACCGTCCTCGTCATCGGCGGAGGGATCACCGGGCTCGTCGCGGCCCGCGAGCTGGCCCGAGCCGGCCGGCCGGTGGTCCTCATCGAGGCGACCGCGCGACTCGGCGGCAAGATCGTGACCGAGCGCCGCGCCGACTTTCTCGTCGAGCATGGGCCGGACTCCTTCATGACGACGCGGGCCGCCGCCATCGAGCTCTGCCGCGCGGTCGGCCTTGGCGAGAGGCTCGTCACGCCGCTCACTCCGGGCGGAACCCTCATCCACGAAGGGGGTCGGTTCTTGCCTGTGCCGGCCGGTCTGGCACTGGTCCTGCCGACGAAGCTCCGGCCGCTCCTCACGACCCCCCTGCTCTCACCCCGCGACAAGGCGCGGGCCGGTCTCGATCTCCTGCTGCCTCGCCGTCGCACGGATGCGGATGAGTCGATCGGGACATTCCTCCGCCGCCGGTTCGGGTCGGGCGTCGTGGAGCACGTCGCCGCGCCGCTCGTCGAGAGCGTCT comes from Chloroflexota bacterium and encodes:
- a CDS encoding TIGR04053 family radical SAM/SPASM domain-containing protein, which codes for MDHVPAHESERDRGHPPGVGAVRPNGFVFDRAPMLVYWETTIACGLACRHCRAVAMPSPGPGELSTHEGIRLIEALTGFDRPYPHLVFTGGDPLRRPDLVTLVRAATDRGIGASLAPSVTDEMTPARLAELRDAGIQTISLSLDGSTPERHDGVRGVPGTFAATLRAAGWANELGLPLQVNTLVAAETLDDLPAIHRLLTGLPILRWSLFFLISVGRGSVLKEIGPGESERLGRWLYDIARVSPFQVKTTEAMHYRRIAIGRMRRDGLDEAAIRTTSVGRGFGVRDGNGILFIRHDGVVYPSGFLPMETGNVKTDDVVTLYRQHPLFVRLRDVGTYKGRCGRCPFNTRCGGSRARAFARTGDPLESDPLCPYVPSPTLNDA